ATGTTAGTAGGCCTATTTTTGGCAATCTCTATCTTTTATTCTAAAAAAAGAGAATATAAGCATACAAACTTTGAAAATTTAGAGATGCAAGAAGCGGAATTAGCTAAAAGCCTAAAAATGACAAAGAAAGAGTGGGCTGTCTTAGGAGGCGCTGTAGTGGCATTTATAGTGCAAATTTACACATCAAGTATGCCTCTTGGAGCACTTTTGGGACTTCTTGTTATGGTGGCTTTTGGTGGCATAGAGTATAACAAGATAGACAAAGTTATGGATAGTGGTTTAGCTATGATGGGCTTTATCGCATTTATTATGCTTGTTGCGGCTGGTTTTGGATCTGTTTTAAGAGAGAGTGGCGGTATCGAACAGCTTGTAAATTTTGCTAGCAGTATCGCAGGCGGTAAAATCGGAGGAGCTATAATGATGCTAACCATAGGACTACTTGTAACTATGGGCATAGGAACTAGCTTTGGCACCATACCTATTATAGCTGCGATCTATGTTCCGCTTTCTATATCTTTAGGATTTTCATTTCCGGCTATTATTCTTTTAGTTGGTATTGCTGCGGCACTTGGGGATGCTGGAAGCCCTGCAAGTGATAGCACACTCGGACCAACAGCAGGTCTAAATGCCGACGGACAGCACAACCATATCTACGATACTTGCGTGCCGACATTTATTTTCTTTAATATTCCACTTATAATAGGTGGTATTATAGGAGCAATGATATTATAATCCCTATAATTTTATAGCCTGCTATACTTGACTGGTAGGCTATAAATTTAATTACTATTCTCTACTTGATTTATATATTTTGGAACATCTTTTGCTTTTATCTTTTAAAAATTGCATAAAAGGATAAGATTATGATGAGATCTCTTTGGTCTGGAGTTACGGGACTTCAGGCTCACCAAATAGCAATGGATGTCGAAGGTAATAACATAGCAAACGTAAACACCATAGGTTTTAAATATAGTAGAGCAAATTTTGATGATCTTATATATCAAACTTCTCGCGTATCTACCGCTCCTCAAAATAAACACGGTGGCTTAAACTCTATGCAAGTAGGCCTTGGAACACAGGTTAATACTACTACAAAAATTTTCAAGCAAGGCTCGCTTCAAACTACAGATAAACAGACCGATATTGCCCTTCAAGGCGATGGATTTTTTATAGTTAGCCCAGATAGTGGAAAAACTCGTCTTTATACTAGAAACGGCGATTTTTCTCGTGATAGTGTAGGAAATTTCGTAGATAACGGCGGACACATAGTTCAAGGCTGGATGAGAGATGAAACAACAGGGGAGATAGATCCAACAAGACCTATAGAAAATATAATCATTCCACCGGGACTTACTACTCCTGCTCGCGCTACTACCGAAATAGCATTAAAAGCTAACCTTGATAGCGGCGATGACGTAGGGACGAAAAAAATTCCTATCTACCAACTTGATCAATACAGTCGCTGGGTTGAAAAAGCTCCGTTTAACGGAACTAAAACAGACGATGAAATTCATGATGAAAATAACATCGGCGAAAATCAGTTTTTTACGACTAAAAATGGAGAACAAAGATTAAAAGAGCGTGGAGCTGATCTTGGAGTTTTATTTAATAATGATGGTGATGCTTATAATTTAAGAGAAGGTCAAGGAGTTTGGGTAAGCTATGCAGACGCCAAAACAAAGGCTTTAAATGTAGGTGCTGACCCGCTTGGCAATTTTCCTGCGGCTAGAACCTTAGATATTAAGCTAAATGGTGAAAACATTAGACTGGGAAATATTTTAAACATAAGCCAACTTGCAGCTGCAATCAATGAAAAATATAATAAAACAGGCGTAGAGGCAAGTGTAACCAACGGAAACCAACTTGTATTAACCAATAGAAATAATCTTGGTACGTCAGCAGATAATAAAAATATAAAAATGACTGTAAATGGTGGGAACACAATAGGAAATGATTTTGTTACAACGAATATCATTACAGCCTATCAATACACAT
This Campylobacter sp. RM16192 DNA region includes the following protein-coding sequences:
- a CDS encoding Na+/H+ antiporter NhaC family protein; the protein is MLSNPVVISIIIMTVLCLLRFNVLLSILVSALVAGLMYHNGFASFSAFFDALTATTSTLITGMKGNLETSLSYILLGALAAAIANTNLTAILINSITKILSSTRAYFSLIIAAIACFSQNLIPVHIAFIPILIPPLLPLMNKLNIDRRAIATALTFGLKAPYVSLSVGFGLIFHGIIKKELANNGVNVEISDIQSVMWIGGFSMLVGLFLAISIFYSKKREYKHTNFENLEMQEAELAKSLKMTKKEWAVLGGAVVAFIVQIYTSSMPLGALLGLLVMVAFGGIEYNKIDKVMDSGLAMMGFIAFIMLVAAGFGSVLRESGGIEQLVNFASSIAGGKIGGAIMMLTIGLLVTMGIGTSFGTIPIIAAIYVPLSISLGFSFPAIILLVGIAAALGDAGSPASDSTLGPTAGLNADGQHNHIYDTCVPTFIFFNIPLIIGGIIGAMIL